A part of Cataglyphis hispanica isolate Lineage 1 chromosome 7, ULB_Chis1_1.0, whole genome shotgun sequence genomic DNA contains:
- the LOC126850813 gene encoding solute carrier family 28 member 3 has protein sequence MSGMANQAFENNELDVLENGHRKSEPTANQDANSHRESQIRWKIRGNAIDAYLSKHRRIFKIFGLTILNLFIVAYIICAGVYWKSKLSENSCDLEWCDGYGFLLIFAGLIYLGLFYFLIVKRYFGKYIVQCCRPVTNSLERLQSTKYGTCIGGTIFYLIILTAIIIFLILDTAESRYRLISILGIIVILGLGWLFSKHPTQIKWRPVICGLILQFLLGLITLRWPIGRSIFQCISRKVATFLDYAKAGASFVFSDDIVSKGIFAFTVPPVIIFFSFAVQIMSYLGAIQWIIMKLGWILQSIMDTTLCESLSAAANPFIGMSESPLLIRPYINELTYSELHAILSSGFSTISGSTLAAYIAFGAEPAHLITASVMSAPTALSYSKLFYPEIEKSLTKFENIKLEKSSDNSILDAATNGALAALPIVLGVLANIVAFVSCIAFLNGMLSWFGAQVGYEELSLEIILAKVFMPLSWIMGVPWEHCEDVGTLIGLKTVVNELIAYQKMGEFKKKGRIFGRSEAIATYAICGFANPGSIGIQIGVFASLAPENKERVTNVILRAFIAGSAVCFLTASIAGMLIDDIASPSSANVTIASTILNVTSTTLLSKYSI, from the exons ATGTCTGGAATGGCGAATCAGGCATTCgaa AATAATGAATTAGACGTGTTGGAAAATGGTCATCGGAAAAGTGAACCTACAGCAAATCAA GACGCAAATTCTCATCGCGAATCACAAATACGTTGGAAAATCAGAGGCAACGCGATCGACGCCTATCTTTCGAAACACCGGAGGATTTTCAAGATCTTCGgcttaacaattttaaatctctttattgTAGCCTATATAATCTGCGCGGGCGTATATTGGAAAAGtaaac TTTCAGAAAATTCATGCGATCTTGAATGGTGCGATGGTTACGGTTTCCTGCTTATATTCGCAGGACTTATTTATCTCGGTCTATTTTACTTCTTGATCGTAAAACGATATTTTGGCAAGTACATCGTACAATGTTGTCGGCCAGTAACGAATTCCCTGGAACGCTTACAAAGTACCAA ATACGGGACGTGCATCGGAGGAACGATCTTTTACCTGATTATACTAACAgccatcattatttttctcattctcgATACGGCAGAATCAAGGTACAGGTTAATTAGTATCCTCGGTATTATCGTGATACTGGGATTAGGCTGGTTATTTTCTAAACATCCGACACAG ATTAAATGGAGACCTGTTATTTGTGGCCtgattttacaatttctaCTTGGACTTATTACACTTCGATGGCCCATCGGTCGCAGTATTTTCCAATGTATCTCCAGGAAAGTAGCTACTTTCTTGGATTACGCTAAAGCCGGCGCAAGCTTTGTATTCTCAGATGACATAGTGAGCAAGGGAATCTTCGCGTTCACC GTACCGCCCGTGATCATTTTCTTCAGTTTTGCAGTGCAAATCATGTCTTATCTCGGCGCAATACAATGGATAATCATGAAACTAGGATGGATTTTGCAAAGCATAATGGACACAACATTATGCGAGTCATTAAGCGCCGCCGCTAATCCTTTCATCGGAATG TCGGAATCTCCCCTGCTAATCCGACCGTACATCAATGAATTGACCTACTCGGAGTTGCACGCGATACTGAGCTCAGGATTTTCCACAATCTCTG GTTCGACATTGGCCGCTTACATAGCATTCGGTGCAGAACCAGCTCATTTAATAACCGCCTCCGTAATGTCTGCGCCGACTGCTTTAAGTTACTCCAAGCTCTTTTATCCGGAAATCGAAAAAAGTCTCACGAAATTCGAAAATATCAAGCTTGAAAAATC atcgGACAACAGTATTCTAGACGCCGCTACCAATGGTGCATTAGCTGCGCTACCAATAGTTTTGGGTGTACTCGCGAATATCGTGGCTTTCGTATCCTGCATTGCGTTTTTAAATGGGATGCTCTCTTGGTTTGGTGCTCAGGTCGGTTACGAAGAACTGAGTCTCGAG ATTATTTTGGCAAAAGTCTTTATGCCACTGAGTTGGATCATGGGCGTTCCTTGGGAACATTGCGAGGACGTAGGTACATTGATAGGTCTGAAGACGGTGGTCAATGAATTAATCGCTTATCAGAAAATGGGCGAGTTTAAGAAGAAGGGCAGAATATTCGGGAGATCGGAAGCGATCGCCACATACGCGATCTGCGGTTTCGCGAATCCAGGCTCGATTGGCATCCAGATTGGCGTTTTTGCTTCTTTAGCGCCAGAGAACAAGGAGCGAGTAACGAATGTCATTTTACGAGCCTTCATTGCTGGCAGCGCCGTCTGTTTCCTCACGGCCAGCATCGCCG GTATGCTAATCGACGACATTGCATCACCATCTTCTGCAAACGTTACTATCGcatcaacaattttaaatgtcaCATCAACGACACTCCTATCTAAATACTCCATTTAG
- the LOC126850859 gene encoding ceramide-1-phosphate transfer protein encodes MAEGPELNFFDLHMVHDYFDQSLTENDDIVLKAYLDAYNELYKFFQLMGNVFSFVSSDLKQKIDILTNLLKKNDQQYNTVKSMIEYEKENKLLEKPDLSNGTRTLLRLHRGLDFIREFLRQLGDLSDGDKTSSCCQDAYNKTLAKHHPWVIRKAAIVAMYAMPNREALLKKVCGEYVQRNIDVLPKMLEVTADVFNRTDIIYETYQLHTLP; translated from the exons ATGGCGGAAGGACCGGAGTTGAATTTTTTCGACTTGCATATGGTGCATGATTATTTTGACCAATCTCTCACGGAAAATGACGATATCGTTCTGAAAGCGTATCTAGACGCTTACAATGAACTCTACAA ATTTTTCCAGTTAATGGGCAATGTCTTTAGTTTTGTTTCTTCTGACCTGAAGCAAAAGATAGACATCCtgactaatttattaaagaaaaatgatcaGCAATATAATACTGTGAAATCTATGATTGAATATGAGAAGGAAAACAAACTGCTAGAAAAACCTGATCTTTCCAATGGCACACGTACTTTATTGCGACTACATAGAGGCTTAG attttattagagAATTCTTGCGACAATTGGGTGATCTCTCAGATGGTGACAAAACATCTAGTTGTTGTCAAGATGCATATAACAAAACCTTGGCAAAGCATCATCCATGGGTAATCAGGAAAGCCGCAATAGTTGCCATGTATGCTATGCCTAATAGGGAGGCCTTATTAAAAAAG GTCTGTGGTGAATATGTTCAACGAAACATAGATGTTCTGCCAAAAATGTTGGAGGTCACTGCCGACGTGTTTAATCGCACTGACATCATCTACGAGACTTACCAGTTGCATACTCTACCATAA